One Caballeronia sp. NK8 DNA window includes the following coding sequences:
- a CDS encoding 3'-5' exonuclease, whose translation MAKAYKPTAEQEAVVEAAKGGGDLKVKAYAGAGKTSTLQLVAQQLTGQRGSYLAFNKEIADSARRGFPANVSARTVHSLAYASAPTWLTARINLPSEPPHELAARYGFGPIEVPTISGKNAEVAPFEVGRMIADGLGRFCRSADDTPQPFHIPVDEKIRDDAADWLREQLAPSIGRLWAESVNPRGLKAIQPDVYLKVWAQSNPRINADFILFDEAQDSDGIMLSVLSRQRHAQKIYVGDPYQQIYEWRGAVNAMAQINALERPLTESFRFGPTFAGLASCVLALLGESTPIRGQPTIGSIMVEDPSVQPPVDAVLCRKNATAIWQFAAGIEMGHRPALRMNPSEIIAFADGADQLLNGRRTFRPTALSLFENWKEAQAFARSAVGRDLLPVVEIVDDRGTDYLRALARRQTPEGQADYVISTIHRAKGLEWKRVRIVNDFRFKMVDGRLTLDEDEMRLLYVALTRAQHVLDISDVRDELLRLFNVPKAARG comes from the coding sequence GTGGCCAAGGCATACAAACCCACGGCGGAACAGGAAGCCGTCGTCGAAGCCGCAAAAGGCGGCGGCGACCTGAAGGTCAAAGCGTATGCGGGCGCAGGCAAGACTTCGACGCTTCAGCTCGTCGCTCAGCAACTCACTGGCCAGCGCGGTAGCTATTTGGCGTTCAACAAGGAGATCGCGGATTCGGCGCGCCGGGGCTTTCCGGCCAACGTCTCAGCCCGCACGGTCCATTCGCTGGCCTACGCTAGCGCCCCCACGTGGCTGACCGCCCGCATTAATCTGCCGTCAGAGCCACCGCACGAACTGGCCGCCCGTTATGGGTTCGGTCCTATCGAAGTACCGACGATCTCAGGAAAGAATGCGGAGGTCGCGCCGTTCGAGGTCGGCCGGATGATCGCAGACGGTCTCGGCCGCTTCTGCCGGTCGGCCGACGATACGCCGCAGCCCTTCCACATACCGGTCGACGAAAAGATCCGCGACGATGCGGCCGACTGGCTGCGTGAGCAGCTTGCGCCCAGCATTGGGCGGTTATGGGCGGAAAGCGTCAACCCTCGCGGCCTGAAGGCGATACAGCCAGACGTTTATCTGAAGGTGTGGGCGCAATCGAATCCGCGTATCAACGCCGACTTCATCTTGTTCGATGAGGCCCAGGACAGCGACGGCATCATGTTGTCCGTCCTCTCCCGGCAACGACACGCGCAGAAGATCTACGTAGGCGACCCGTATCAGCAAATCTATGAATGGCGCGGTGCGGTCAACGCGATGGCGCAGATCAATGCGCTGGAGCGGCCGCTGACTGAGTCGTTTCGTTTCGGGCCCACCTTCGCGGGACTCGCGAGTTGCGTGCTTGCGCTACTTGGAGAGAGCACACCGATCAGAGGCCAGCCGACCATCGGCTCGATCATGGTCGAAGATCCGTCAGTGCAGCCGCCCGTGGACGCGGTACTTTGCCGCAAGAATGCGACGGCAATCTGGCAGTTCGCGGCGGGCATTGAGATGGGGCACCGACCGGCGCTTCGCATGAACCCGAGCGAGATCATTGCCTTTGCGGACGGCGCCGATCAGTTACTCAACGGAAGGCGGACTTTCCGGCCAACCGCCCTATCGCTATTCGAGAACTGGAAAGAGGCGCAAGCATTTGCGCGCAGCGCGGTCGGGCGCGACTTGCTGCCTGTTGTCGAGATCGTCGACGATCGCGGTACCGACTACTTGCGTGCGCTCGCTCGACGTCAGACACCCGAAGGCCAAGCTGACTATGTCATCTCGACCATCCATCGGGCGAAGGGACTGGAATGGAAGCGGGTGCGGATCGTCAACGACTTCCGCTTCAAGATGGTCGATGGGCGGCTGACGTTGGACGAGGACGAGATGCGGCTGCTGTATGTCGCGCTCACGCGCGCGCAGCACGTGCTCGACATCTCGGATGTTCGCGACGAACTGCTTCGGCTTTTCAACGTGCCGAAGGCCGCTCGCGGATAA
- the flhC gene encoding flagellar transcriptional regulator FlhC has product MTTPTPSKSMADEAAQVMRAIALIKLGARMQVLESEIPTISRERLIRLYREVKGASPPKGMLPFSEDWYLTWAPNIHTSMFANVYAFLEANSKGLDRVDLLTRAYSLYAEHFDMIGEPLQMDLTRAWTFIRFKDAGILRLAGCTRCRGKFVAHAHEPSHSMVCGICQPPSRAGKTKAAAKAALERDAALQAKAA; this is encoded by the coding sequence ATGACCACGCCCACGCCTTCGAAGAGCATGGCTGACGAAGCTGCTCAGGTCATGCGCGCGATCGCGCTGATCAAGCTCGGCGCTCGCATGCAAGTGCTGGAGTCGGAAATTCCGACGATCTCGCGTGAGCGGCTCATTCGCCTGTATCGCGAAGTGAAGGGCGCATCGCCGCCCAAGGGCATGCTGCCGTTCTCGGAGGACTGGTATCTGACGTGGGCACCGAACATCCATACGTCGATGTTCGCGAACGTCTACGCCTTTCTCGAAGCGAACAGCAAGGGCTTGGACCGCGTGGATCTGCTGACTCGCGCGTACTCGCTCTATGCCGAGCACTTCGACATGATCGGCGAGCCGTTGCAAATGGACCTGACGCGCGCCTGGACCTTCATCCGTTTCAAGGACGCCGGCATCCTGCGTCTCGCCGGCTGCACGCGTTGCCGCGGCAAGTTCGTTGCGCACGCCCATGAGCCGTCGCATTCGATGGTGTGCGGCATTTGCCAGCCGCCGTCGCGAGCAGGCAAGACGAAGGCGGCCGCGAAAGCCGCGCTCGAGCGCGACGCCGCCTTGCAGGCAAAGGCGGCCTGA
- a CDS encoding flagellar transcriptional regulator FlhD: MIHASSDLGSIRELNLSYLMLAQRVLASDREAAQSHLGLSTEMADTLLTLSPAQTEKLASSSQVLCFFRMSADAMLTGLAGRSSEAAVSAIANDALLAA, translated from the coding sequence ATGATCCACGCTTCTTCTGACCTTGGTTCTATCCGCGAATTGAACCTGTCGTACTTGATGCTCGCGCAACGCGTCCTCGCATCGGATCGCGAGGCGGCACAGTCGCATCTGGGGCTCTCGACGGAAATGGCGGATACGCTGCTCACGCTCTCCCCGGCGCAAACTGAAAAACTCGCGTCGTCGTCGCAAGTGTTGTGCTTCTTTCGCATGAGCGCCGATGCGATGCTCACGGGCCTCGCCGGTCGCAGCAGCGAAGCGGCGGTTTCCGCCATTGCAAATGACGCTCTTCTGGCGGCCTAA
- a CDS encoding DNA polymerase Y family protein yields the protein MQVWIGVYLPHLSREVFQPSWSSTSDTTSGLVVLDHERVVALDQAAHDAGVRVGMRKGGVLTLAPDARIHDKDELKEQQAVADVATALMQFSPQVSIAEEQTVLVDVSASLRLFGGVRALRRAIRASLSAFGFTVRMSVAPTGQSAWLMARYRGGRRLSIRSLMRQLPRLPALLVLEARRYADWFDGLGCTSVADLRRLPRAGLKKRCGTALLDTLDRAVGEAPELYEWVQTPPSFNARIELPDRVEHAEAVLFVARRLIVQLTGWLASKQLALTRFSIELEHERGRAALPPTTIEVALAEPTWHEEHLTRLLKERLGRVELAAAVIAVRLEVNDVEAAEPPSDTLFPEPGGSAADHNRLMELLVARLGHENVLRAAPVADHRPEIVSNWVPVSSDVKGCPLPGDQPRPSWLLETPIQLMTRQHRPFYGSPLRTVSPGERVEAGWWAGELVTRDYFVAEADDHTCYWIYRERVGSRAEEDPRWFLHGLFG from the coding sequence ATGCAAGTGTGGATCGGCGTGTATCTGCCGCACCTCAGCCGAGAAGTCTTCCAGCCGAGCTGGTCGTCCACGAGTGATACGACTTCCGGCCTGGTGGTGCTCGATCACGAGCGTGTCGTCGCGCTCGATCAGGCAGCGCACGACGCTGGCGTTCGCGTAGGCATGCGCAAAGGCGGCGTTCTCACACTCGCGCCCGATGCGCGCATTCACGACAAAGACGAGTTGAAGGAGCAGCAGGCCGTCGCGGACGTGGCCACTGCTCTCATGCAGTTCAGTCCGCAAGTGTCGATCGCTGAGGAGCAGACGGTGCTGGTCGACGTCTCCGCGAGCTTGCGCCTCTTCGGCGGGGTGCGCGCGCTCAGACGCGCGATCCGCGCCTCGCTCTCCGCCTTCGGCTTCACGGTCCGGATGAGCGTCGCGCCCACCGGCCAGAGCGCATGGCTCATGGCCCGCTATCGCGGCGGCCGCCGTCTTTCCATTCGATCGCTGATGCGTCAATTGCCGCGCTTGCCCGCCTTGCTGGTGTTGGAAGCTCGACGCTATGCCGACTGGTTCGACGGTCTCGGATGCACGAGCGTGGCGGACCTGCGGCGCTTGCCGCGCGCCGGTCTCAAGAAGCGCTGCGGTACCGCGCTGCTGGATACGCTCGATCGCGCCGTCGGCGAAGCGCCCGAACTCTATGAATGGGTCCAGACGCCGCCGTCGTTCAACGCACGGATCGAGTTGCCCGATCGCGTCGAGCATGCGGAAGCCGTGCTCTTCGTGGCGCGGCGGCTCATCGTGCAGTTGACCGGTTGGCTCGCGAGCAAGCAACTGGCGCTCACGCGCTTCTCGATCGAGCTCGAACATGAGCGCGGGCGCGCGGCGTTGCCGCCAACGACGATTGAGGTGGCGCTCGCTGAACCCACTTGGCACGAGGAACATCTGACGCGCTTGCTCAAGGAACGGTTGGGGCGCGTCGAGCTTGCGGCCGCGGTCATCGCCGTGCGCCTCGAAGTGAATGACGTCGAAGCGGCCGAGCCGCCGTCGGACACGCTATTTCCTGAGCCAGGCGGGAGCGCGGCCGACCATAATCGGTTGATGGAACTGCTCGTCGCGCGGCTTGGCCATGAGAACGTCTTGCGCGCGGCGCCCGTGGCCGACCATCGACCCGAGATCGTATCGAACTGGGTGCCGGTGTCGAGCGACGTCAAAGGCTGTCCGCTGCCCGGCGATCAGCCGCGCCCTTCATGGCTGCTTGAGACGCCCATCCAACTGATGACGCGCCAGCACCGGCCGTTCTACGGCAGTCCGCTGCGCACCGTCTCGCCCGGTGAGCGCGTCGAAGCGGGATGGTGGGCCGGTGAGCTCGTCACGCGCGACTACTTTGTCGCGGAAGCCGACGACCACACCTGCTACTGGATCTACCGTGAGCGCGTCGGCAGCCGCGCCGAAGAAGATCCCCGATGGTTCCTGCACGGCCTGTTCGGGTGA
- a CDS encoding error-prone DNA polymerase gives MDVYTSMLPGYAELQCFSNFTLLRGASHSEELILRAEQLGYLAIAVTDECSLAGIVRAHVAAKEANIRLIVGAHFQLVNADGTRALAFTALAMNRNGYGNLSELITLARTRTSKGTYLLTPNDLARPEAPYDHLKGLPDCLIILSPEYPAKEERLDAQLEWLARTFEGRCWAALTLHARAMDDIHRGIVEYVADQHGVPVVATGAVTMHVRSRKPLQDTLTAVRLNRSIAECGFELAQNAEQHLRARLRLANLYPERALAETLTIASRCTFSLDELRYEYPDELIPEGTTPTAYLRQETYIGAHRRFPKGIPHKVQTQIEHELALIAELRYEPYFLTVYDLVRFARNEGILCQGRGSAANSAVCYCLGVTEVDPARSSMLFERFISKERGEPPDIDVDFEHQRREEVIQYIYRKYTRTRAALAAAVTTYRPKSALRDSGKALGVDPIIVDKVAKSHHWFDSSADLLNRFVESGLDTSTPMIQQWASLASQLLNFPRHLSQHTGGFVIARGKLSRLVPIENAAMVDRSVIQWDKDDLEALGLLKIDVLALGMLSAIRRTLDIIAKQRGEPFELQDIPAEDARTYEMICRADTVGVFQIESRAQMSMLPRLQPRQFYDLVIEVAIVRPGPVQGGMVHPYLRRRQGLEAVSFPSPEMETALARTLGVPIFQEQVMQVAMLAAGFSAGEADQLRRAMAAWKRKGGLQHYYDRIVNGMLDRGYDREFAESIFAQIQGFGEYGFPESHAASFALLVYASCWLKCHEPSAFLCAMLNSQPMGFYSPSQLVQDAKRHKVRVLPIDVTISNWDSFLEGDGSMAPVRLGISLIRGMRDESAARIEAARAVRPFESVNDLANRARLDRRDLQLLADANALSALSGNRREALWQAVAAVPDKDLLRATTREEELPILAAPNEAQEIVSDYRSTGLTLNRHPLALLRERLNEKKIFAASKLATFPNGRLAKACGIVTVRQRPGTAKGVLFITLEDETGQINVIVWPSLVEKFRKEALGASLLGVYGVWQKEGEVKHLVANRLVDMTALLGNLATSSRNFH, from the coding sequence ATGGACGTGTACACCTCAATGCTGCCCGGCTACGCCGAGTTGCAGTGCTTCTCCAACTTCACGCTCCTGCGTGGCGCCTCGCACTCGGAAGAACTGATTCTGCGCGCGGAGCAACTTGGCTATCTCGCGATCGCTGTCACCGACGAATGCTCGCTCGCCGGCATCGTCCGCGCGCATGTGGCCGCCAAGGAAGCAAATATCCGGCTCATCGTCGGCGCGCACTTTCAGTTGGTAAACGCCGACGGCACACGTGCCCTCGCCTTCACGGCGCTTGCCATGAACCGCAACGGCTATGGGAATCTGTCGGAACTGATCACGCTCGCGCGCACGCGCACATCCAAGGGTACCTACCTGCTGACGCCGAACGATCTGGCGCGGCCAGAAGCGCCCTATGACCACCTGAAGGGTCTGCCGGACTGCCTCATCATCCTCTCGCCCGAATATCCGGCAAAGGAAGAGCGACTCGATGCGCAGTTGGAATGGCTCGCCCGCACGTTCGAGGGCCGTTGCTGGGCGGCGCTGACGCTCCACGCCCGGGCGATGGACGACATTCATCGCGGCATCGTCGAGTACGTCGCCGACCAGCACGGCGTACCGGTCGTGGCCACCGGCGCCGTGACCATGCACGTGCGTTCTCGCAAGCCGCTGCAGGATACGTTGACTGCCGTGCGCTTGAACCGATCGATTGCCGAGTGCGGGTTTGAACTGGCGCAGAACGCCGAGCAGCATTTGCGAGCACGGCTGCGGCTCGCGAATCTCTATCCCGAGCGGGCGCTGGCCGAGACGCTGACCATTGCGAGCCGCTGCACCTTTTCGTTGGATGAACTGCGCTACGAGTATCCCGACGAACTGATTCCGGAAGGCACGACACCGACCGCCTACCTGCGGCAGGAAACGTACATTGGCGCGCATCGCCGCTTTCCCAAAGGCATCCCGCACAAGGTGCAGACGCAGATCGAGCACGAACTCGCGCTGATCGCGGAGCTTCGATATGAACCGTACTTCCTGACTGTGTACGACCTTGTGCGCTTCGCCCGCAACGAGGGAATCTTGTGCCAGGGACGCGGATCGGCGGCGAACTCCGCGGTCTGCTACTGCCTAGGCGTCACGGAGGTCGATCCCGCGCGCAGCTCCATGTTGTTCGAACGCTTCATCTCGAAGGAGCGCGGCGAGCCGCCCGACATCGACGTGGACTTCGAGCACCAACGGCGCGAAGAAGTTATCCAGTACATCTATCGCAAGTACACGCGCACCCGCGCGGCGCTCGCCGCGGCTGTCACGACGTACCGGCCGAAGAGCGCACTGCGGGACTCAGGAAAAGCGCTGGGCGTCGATCCGATCATCGTCGACAAGGTGGCGAAGTCGCATCACTGGTTCGACTCGAGCGCGGATTTGCTCAATCGCTTTGTTGAGTCAGGCCTCGATACCTCGACGCCGATGATCCAGCAGTGGGCGAGCCTCGCGTCGCAGTTGCTCAACTTCCCGCGCCATCTGTCGCAGCACACCGGCGGCTTCGTCATTGCGCGCGGCAAGCTCTCGCGGCTCGTGCCCATCGAGAACGCCGCGATGGTCGATCGCAGCGTGATTCAGTGGGATAAGGACGACCTCGAAGCGCTTGGGCTGCTCAAGATTGACGTGCTCGCGCTCGGGATGCTTTCGGCGATCCGTCGCACACTCGACATCATCGCCAAGCAGCGCGGCGAGCCATTCGAATTGCAGGACATTCCGGCAGAAGACGCGAGGACGTACGAGATGATCTGCCGCGCCGATACCGTTGGCGTGTTCCAGATCGAATCGCGTGCACAGATGAGCATGTTGCCGCGCCTGCAGCCGCGTCAGTTCTATGACCTTGTGATTGAAGTCGCGATCGTGCGGCCGGGCCCGGTTCAAGGCGGCATGGTCCATCCGTACCTGCGCCGGCGGCAAGGACTGGAAGCCGTGTCGTTCCCCTCACCTGAGATGGAGACCGCGCTCGCTCGGACGCTCGGGGTGCCGATCTTCCAGGAGCAGGTGATGCAGGTCGCGATGCTCGCAGCAGGCTTCAGTGCCGGCGAGGCCGACCAGCTTCGCCGCGCGATGGCCGCGTGGAAGCGTAAAGGCGGACTGCAGCATTACTACGATCGCATCGTGAATGGCATGCTCGATCGTGGCTACGACCGTGAGTTCGCTGAATCGATCTTCGCGCAGATCCAGGGCTTCGGCGAATATGGCTTTCCGGAGAGCCACGCAGCGAGCTTTGCCTTACTCGTCTACGCTAGCTGCTGGCTGAAGTGCCACGAACCGTCAGCGTTTCTATGCGCGATGCTCAACAGCCAGCCAATGGGCTTCTACTCGCCTTCGCAACTGGTACAGGATGCTAAGCGCCACAAGGTCCGTGTGCTGCCGATCGACGTCACGATCAGCAACTGGGATTCGTTTCTTGAAGGCGACGGCTCGATGGCGCCGGTGCGGCTCGGCATATCGCTCATTCGCGGCATGCGGGACGAGTCGGCCGCGCGAATCGAGGCCGCGAGAGCGGTGCGCCCTTTCGAGTCGGTCAACGATCTTGCCAATCGTGCCCGCCTTGATCGCCGCGACCTGCAGCTACTTGCGGACGCGAACGCGCTTTCGGCTCTATCCGGCAACCGACGAGAGGCGCTCTGGCAGGCAGTGGCAGCCGTACCCGACAAGGACTTGTTGCGTGCCACCACGCGCGAGGAAGAATTGCCGATACTCGCGGCCCCTAACGAGGCGCAGGAGATCGTCAGCGACTATCGCTCGACGGGCCTGACGTTGAACCGGCACCCTCTTGCCTTGCTGCGTGAACGGCTCAACGAGAAGAAGATCTTCGCCGCGTCGAAGCTTGCGACATTTCCGAACGGGCGGCTTGCCAAGGCATGCGGCATCGTGACCGTGCGTCAGCGACCGGGCACAGCGAAAGGCGTCCTCTTTATTACGCTGGAGGACGAGACCGGCCAGATCAACGTGATTGTCTGGCCGTCGTTGGTCGAGAAGTTCAGAAAGGAAGCGCTTGGCGCTTCCCTCCTCGGCGTCTATGGCGTCTGGCAAAAGGAAGGCGAGGTGAAGCACCTTGTCGCGAATCGACTTGTCGACATGACCGCGCTCCTCGGCAACCTGGCCACGTCGAGCCGCAACTTCCATTGA
- a CDS encoding nuclear transport factor 2 family protein, protein MFADAVSLSTNLISAFNRAVDESRFEDASSCFTPTGVFEVDGIRFEGRYEISKYLESVSTSPRASLSYEVNHVFDFENESHLKALTYRLVHACFSGSGTRLQPSLIAIYKCTTTLALLDGRWQFAQRMMITSAARPNSE, encoded by the coding sequence ATGTTCGCCGACGCGGTCAGCTTAAGTACCAATCTAATTTCGGCTTTCAATCGGGCTGTTGACGAATCTCGCTTCGAGGACGCGTCGAGCTGCTTCACTCCTACCGGTGTGTTTGAAGTCGACGGCATTCGATTCGAAGGGCGGTACGAAATAAGCAAATATTTAGAATCGGTGTCCACGAGCCCCAGAGCCTCCCTTTCATACGAAGTGAATCACGTATTCGACTTTGAGAACGAATCGCATCTGAAGGCTTTGACGTATCGACTTGTGCATGCATGCTTCAGTGGTTCGGGCACACGACTGCAGCCATCGCTCATTGCAATATATAAATGCACGACCACGCTGGCTCTGCTCGACGGTCGATGGCAATTTGCTCAGAGAATGATGATTACATCCGCGGCGAGGCCAAACAGCGAATGA
- a CDS encoding DUF2471 family protein, translating into MDALYAADAALKDAVPAAVQRHRTAGTLTWALIHRIESEILSEVASKGEHSARMLGMLRASPALGYPNDDRPVSFEGHDAVPSVFGAIYAEWKRIN; encoded by the coding sequence ATGGATGCGCTGTATGCCGCGGATGCGGCTCTAAAAGACGCCGTGCCTGCGGCGGTGCAACGCCATCGGACGGCAGGTACGCTGACCTGGGCGCTGATTCATAGAATTGAGTCGGAGATTCTCAGTGAGGTTGCGTCCAAGGGCGAACATAGCGCGAGGATGCTGGGCATGTTGCGAGCGTCTCCGGCATTGGGCTATCCAAACGACGACCGACCGGTTTCCTTCGAAGGCCACGACGCGGTCCCCTCGGTCTTCGGCGCGATCTACGCCGAGTGGAAGCGCATCAACTGA
- a CDS encoding type II toxin-antitoxin system VapC family toxin, producing the protein MPRFMLDTNMCIYLMKNQPEQVAKRFAECFVGDVVMSAITYAELEYGVAVCANPAKERRTLAALIEDIPVAPFDAAAAVAYGPIREATRERKKDHLDKLIAAHAVALDVALVTNNTKDFASYPGVKLENWLSD; encoded by the coding sequence ATGCCGCGCTTCATGCTCGACACCAATATGTGCATCTACCTGATGAAAAACCAGCCCGAGCAGGTGGCAAAACGCTTCGCGGAGTGCTTTGTCGGTGACGTGGTCATGTCAGCTATCACGTATGCAGAGTTGGAATACGGTGTCGCCGTTTGTGCAAATCCGGCGAAAGAGCGGCGCACCCTCGCCGCGTTGATTGAGGACATTCCGGTGGCTCCGTTCGATGCTGCGGCGGCGGTGGCCTATGGCCCGATTCGTGAAGCTACTCGGGAGCGCAAGAAGGACCACCTCGATAAGCTGATCGCCGCCCATGCAGTTGCGCTCGACGTTGCCCTCGTCACGAACAACACGAAAGACTTTGCCAGTTATCCGGGCGTCAAGCTCGAGAACTGGCTGAGCGATTGA
- the vapB gene encoding type II toxin-antitoxin system VapB family antitoxin, which produces MQTTRVFRNGNSQAVRIPADLAYERSDLELEIERVGDEIRIRPARRPLAGVLKKFAKFSPDFMAEGRGEQEQAEREGL; this is translated from the coding sequence ATGCAGACCACGCGAGTTTTCAGGAACGGCAATTCCCAGGCCGTCCGCATTCCTGCTGACCTCGCCTATGAGCGCAGCGACCTTGAACTTGAGATCGAACGCGTGGGCGATGAAATCCGCATCCGACCGGCACGCCGACCGCTCGCCGGTGTGTTGAAGAAATTCGCCAAATTCAGCCCCGACTTTATGGCCGAGGGACGAGGCGAGCAGGAACAAGCAGAACGCGAGGGCCTGTAA
- a CDS encoding CAP domain-containing protein, producing the protein MSAVRHNVGLNQLTVDQQLVTSSLNHANYLVLNQATGHNETQGLPGYTGQSPFTRSDAVFGEVTTAGDIRAFSTSLTGVTSLFDAPFHRFLMLEGYTSLGVGASTSATWEAVNIDFGGFTPVVGDTQLVAYPYSGQTGVPARWFAAENPNPFASQPQYQNTYVGYPVTIQAKLTGHLTSVSIKITDSGGNDVPCLQLTPDSNTEVTNSAMCIPYTALKGSSAYSVHVTGVLKALHGDTHPIDVTWSFTTEAIASAKVMGNEKQFHVVPE; encoded by the coding sequence ATGAGCGCGGTACGCCACAACGTCGGTCTCAATCAACTCACCGTTGACCAGCAGCTGGTTACGTCGTCGCTGAACCACGCCAACTACTTGGTTCTGAACCAGGCTACCGGGCATAACGAAACGCAAGGACTTCCAGGCTACACGGGGCAGTCGCCGTTTACTCGCTCAGATGCCGTGTTCGGTGAAGTTACGACAGCCGGGGACATTCGGGCTTTTTCGACATCGTTGACCGGCGTTACATCGCTATTCGACGCACCGTTCCACCGTTTTTTGATGCTTGAGGGCTATACATCGCTCGGTGTTGGCGCGTCGACCAGTGCAACGTGGGAAGCGGTCAACATTGACTTCGGCGGATTCACCCCGGTCGTTGGCGATACGCAACTTGTCGCGTATCCGTACTCCGGTCAAACGGGTGTGCCGGCTAGGTGGTTCGCGGCCGAAAACCCGAATCCATTTGCCAGTCAGCCGCAGTACCAGAACACCTACGTGGGCTATCCGGTGACGATTCAGGCGAAGCTAACGGGGCACCTGACCTCGGTAAGCATCAAAATCACTGATAGCGGCGGCAATGACGTCCCGTGTTTGCAACTCACGCCCGACAGCAACACGGAAGTGACGAACAGTGCCATGTGCATCCCGTACACCGCACTCAAGGGGAGCTCCGCGTATTCGGTTCATGTGACCGGCGTGCTTAAAGCGCTGCATGGCGACACGCATCCTATCGACGTCACCTGGTCGTTCACAACGGAAGCCATTGCATCAGCCAAAGTCATGGGCAACGAGAAGCAGTTCCACGTCGTGCCTGAATGA
- a CDS encoding CsgG/HfaB family protein, which produces MKLKMIGIAALSVFALSACSQMQPGAQSAKTAATGSAAGEASQNANAGLQHCPAPLGTVAIVEDTEAPWYGLLTGQYQLGSTVPVLKLLVQQSNCFVIVDRGRALGTAMGERALNASGELRKTSKMHKGQMVAADYTISPSVTFSNRDAGGGAAGLLAFVPVVGGALAGVAGTMKAQEASTMLTLVDNRSSVQLAAAEGSARNVDYGMLSGVLAGGFGGAAGAGGSAYARTAQGKVVVAAFTDSLNNLIGAVRQYRAQNVKGGLGNGGSLLVN; this is translated from the coding sequence ATGAAGCTCAAAATGATCGGCATCGCCGCCCTGTCCGTTTTCGCCCTGTCCGCTTGCTCACAGATGCAGCCGGGCGCGCAATCCGCCAAGACGGCGGCGACTGGTTCCGCTGCCGGCGAAGCATCGCAGAACGCCAATGCAGGCCTGCAGCACTGCCCGGCGCCGCTCGGCACTGTCGCTATCGTCGAGGATACGGAAGCACCGTGGTACGGCCTTCTCACTGGTCAATACCAGCTTGGCTCGACGGTGCCAGTGCTCAAGCTGCTCGTCCAGCAAAGCAACTGTTTCGTGATCGTCGATCGCGGCCGCGCGCTCGGCACCGCTATGGGCGAGCGCGCCCTGAACGCGTCGGGCGAACTGCGCAAGACCTCGAAGATGCACAAAGGCCAGATGGTCGCGGCCGACTACACGATCAGCCCGAGCGTGACCTTCAGTAACCGTGACGCGGGCGGCGGTGCGGCAGGCCTGCTCGCCTTCGTGCCTGTCGTCGGTGGCGCCCTGGCGGGCGTCGCGGGCACGATGAAAGCGCAGGAAGCCTCGACGATGCTGACGCTCGTCGACAACCGCTCGAGTGTCCAACTGGCAGCCGCCGAGGGATCGGCGCGCAACGTCGACTACGGCATGCTCTCAGGCGTGCTCGCTGGCGGCTTCGGCGGCGCAGCTGGCGCCGGCGGCAGTGCCTATGCGCGCACTGCACAAGGCAAGGTGGTGGTTGCGGCGTTCACCGACTCGCTCAATAACCTTATTGGCGCTGTTCGGCAATATCGTGCGCAGAACGTCAAAGGCGGCCTTGGCAATGGCGGCTCTTTGCTCGTCAACTAA
- a CDS encoding YqaE/Pmp3 family membrane protein, with product MRLFLAIIVPWLQFFTIGRPIAGIICLLLQLTIIGWLPAAIWSVFALSQYKTDRKIERALASRP from the coding sequence ATGCGCCTCTTCCTTGCCATCATCGTCCCGTGGCTTCAGTTTTTCACGATCGGCCGCCCTATCGCGGGAATCATTTGCTTGCTCTTGCAACTCACCATCATCGGTTGGCTGCCCGCCGCGATTTGGTCGGTCTTCGCATTGAGCCAGTACAAAACCGACCGCAAGATCGAGCGTGCGCTAGCCAGCCGACCCTAG